A region of Pyxidicoccus parkwaysis DNA encodes the following proteins:
- a CDS encoding carbon starvation CstA family protein: MGVARKLGWALLAIVGAISLATVALHRGESISAIWLVVAAVSVFLIGYRFYGRFVAETALGLDPSRATPAHRRNDGLDYVPTDRWVLFGHHFAAIAGAGPLVGPVLAAQMGYLPGTLWILAGGVLAGAVQDFVILFLSIRRDGKSLGDMVRMELGPAAGVTAMIGVLMIMMIILAVLALVVVKALTHSPWGTFTVAMTIPIAVLMGLYLRYVRPGRVLEVSIAGFVLLMLSIWLGGRVAEHAYWGPLFTFESTALAWMLIAYGFCASVLPVWLLLAPRDYLSTFLKIGTVMLLAVGIVLAAPHMRMPALTRFVDGSGPVFSGSLFPFLFITIACGAVSGWHSLISSGTTPKMLANEGDARVVGYGGMLMESFVAIMALIAASVLDPGVYFSMNSPPSVIGTTVEEASRAISQWGFVITPEVLAQTARDIGESSILSRAGGAPTLAVGMAQILHGLVSGQGMMAFWYHYAILFEALFILTTVDAGTRVGRFMIQELAGLVYAPLKRTESWTANMIATAVCVGAWGYFLYQGVVDPLGGINTLWPLFGIANQMLAAIALTLASVVLVKMKRERYVWVPAIPAVWLVICTLTAGWQKVFGSDVRVSFVAHARAFSAAAAEGRVLAPAKSQEDMARIISNDYLDATLTAVFMALVVATVLFGLRAAMAARRSPVSTAQETPPVPLVAEAR; this comes from the coding sequence CTGCACCGGGGGGAGAGCATCAGCGCCATCTGGCTGGTGGTGGCCGCCGTCTCCGTCTTCCTCATCGGCTACCGCTTCTATGGGCGCTTCGTGGCGGAGACGGCCCTGGGCCTGGACCCCTCACGCGCCACGCCGGCCCACCGCCGCAATGACGGCCTGGACTATGTGCCCACGGACCGGTGGGTGCTCTTCGGCCACCACTTCGCCGCCATCGCCGGAGCGGGCCCGCTGGTGGGGCCCGTGCTCGCCGCGCAGATGGGCTACCTGCCCGGCACGCTGTGGATTCTCGCCGGCGGCGTGCTGGCCGGCGCGGTGCAGGACTTCGTCATCCTCTTCCTCTCCATCCGCCGCGACGGCAAGTCCCTGGGCGACATGGTCCGCATGGAGCTGGGGCCGGCCGCGGGCGTGACGGCGATGATTGGCGTGTTGATGATCATGATGATCATCCTCGCCGTGCTCGCGCTGGTGGTGGTGAAGGCGCTGACGCACAGCCCCTGGGGCACCTTCACCGTCGCGATGACGATTCCCATCGCCGTGCTGATGGGCCTGTACCTGCGCTACGTCCGCCCCGGCCGCGTGCTGGAGGTGTCCATCGCCGGCTTCGTGCTGCTGATGCTGTCCATCTGGCTGGGCGGCCGCGTGGCCGAGCACGCGTACTGGGGCCCGCTCTTCACCTTTGAGAGCACGGCGCTGGCGTGGATGCTCATTGCCTACGGCTTCTGCGCCTCGGTGCTGCCGGTGTGGCTGCTGCTCGCCCCGCGCGACTACCTGTCCACCTTCCTGAAGATTGGCACCGTGATGCTGCTCGCGGTGGGCATCGTCCTGGCCGCGCCGCACATGCGGATGCCCGCGCTCACCCGCTTCGTGGACGGCAGCGGGCCGGTGTTCTCCGGCAGCCTCTTCCCATTCCTGTTCATCACCATCGCCTGTGGCGCGGTGTCCGGTTGGCACTCACTCATCTCCTCGGGGACGACACCGAAGATGCTGGCCAACGAGGGCGACGCGCGGGTGGTGGGCTACGGCGGCATGTTGATGGAGTCCTTCGTCGCCATCATGGCGCTCATCGCCGCGTCGGTGCTGGACCCGGGTGTGTACTTCTCCATGAACTCGCCGCCGTCGGTGATTGGCACCACCGTGGAGGAGGCCTCGAGGGCCATCAGCCAGTGGGGCTTCGTCATCACCCCCGAGGTGCTCGCCCAGACGGCGCGCGACATCGGTGAGTCCTCCATCCTCTCGCGCGCGGGCGGCGCTCCGACGCTGGCGGTGGGCATGGCGCAAATCCTCCACGGCCTCGTGTCCGGCCAGGGGATGATGGCCTTCTGGTACCACTACGCCATCCTCTTCGAGGCGCTGTTCATCCTCACCACGGTGGATGCGGGCACGCGCGTGGGCCGCTTCATGATTCAGGAGTTGGCCGGCCTCGTGTACGCGCCGCTCAAGCGCACGGAGTCCTGGACGGCGAACATGATTGCCACGGCCGTGTGCGTGGGGGCATGGGGCTACTTCCTCTACCAGGGCGTGGTGGACCCGCTGGGCGGCATCAACACGCTATGGCCGCTGTTCGGCATCGCCAACCAGATGCTGGCCGCGATTGCGCTCACCCTGGCATCGGTGGTGCTGGTGAAGATGAAGCGCGAGCGCTACGTCTGGGTGCCCGCGATTCCCGCCGTGTGGCTGGTCATCTGCACGCTGACGGCCGGCTGGCAGAAGGTGTTCGGCTCCGACGTGCGCGTGTCCTTCGTGGCCCACGCGCGTGCCTTCTCCGCGGCGGCGGCGGAGGGGCGGGTGCTGGCGCCCGCGAAGTCCCAGGAGGACATGGCGCGCATCATCAGCAATGACTACCTGGATGCCACGCTCACCGCCGTGTTCATGGCGCTGGTGGTGGCCACCGTCCTCTTCGGTTTGCGCGCGGCGATGGCGGCGCGGCGCTCGCCGGTGTCTACCGCGCAGGAGACGCCGCCGGTGCCGCTCGTGGCGGAGGCTCGCTGA